From the Pseudomonadota bacterium genome, one window contains:
- a CDS encoding NAD(P)-binding protein, with amino-acid sequence MAAAFELTRPELAGKYDVTVYQLGWRLGGKGASGRGPADRIEEHGLHLWMGFYENAFRLMRECYEELGRDPSRCPIATWTDAFVPDHFCGTMDRAPDGTWLPWAVHFPPTKGQPGDPDLIKHRWTVADYLQRSLSLARTLFRAVQERSGPEARPELATSPVGAAPSELRKLMAELMARRAKGAEYAGLATWGSLIYGLRVLDEVVRLMPRFPGQVILDFHAAIANSARSQLRRMTRSDTELRRLWEIIDLVLAVVRGIIGSGLVFDRRGFDAIDGYDCREWLMRWGASKESVESAFVRALYDLAFAYEDGDVTRPRIAAGQALRGALRAFFTYRGAFFWKMQAGMGDVVFAPLYEVLKRRGVGFKFFHKLTGMGVGRADGGADGAFVETLTFDVQAKVRGGRAYRPLVSIRGLPCWPAAPRWNQLVGGEMLRKQGWEFESHWERRRAGARTLRVGRDFDLVVLAVGVGEVPHVAREIIEQDARWQQWATSHKSVATQALQLWLRDGIAELGWTQPSINISGFVEPFDTWADMSHLTSRESYPLDPGGSSKVKSIAYFCSVLPDPEPGVNTAAAGYPAMRRKEVRDNALRFLNTDVGTLWPNAVAPKGFRWNLLVTPDTNKGPAGKARLESQFYIANVDPTMRYSLSLPGTLQHRISPLHRTHENLTVAGDWTGCGFTEGCVEAAVMSGKLAAHALSGSPPLEEIVGFDHP; translated from the coding sequence ATGGCAGCTGCGTTTGAGCTCACGCGACCCGAGCTCGCCGGCAAATACGATGTGACGGTCTACCAGCTCGGCTGGAGGCTTGGGGGCAAGGGAGCATCCGGCCGCGGACCTGCCGATCGGATCGAGGAGCACGGCCTGCACTTATGGATGGGCTTTTATGAGAACGCGTTTCGCCTGATGCGCGAGTGCTACGAGGAACTCGGACGCGATCCAAGCCGGTGCCCCATCGCTACCTGGACTGACGCGTTCGTGCCAGACCACTTCTGTGGGACCATGGACCGAGCGCCGGACGGAACCTGGCTTCCCTGGGCGGTTCACTTCCCGCCCACGAAAGGGCAGCCAGGCGACCCCGACCTGATCAAGCATCGCTGGACCGTGGCCGACTACCTGCAGCGAAGCCTGTCGCTTGCCCGGACGCTTTTTAGAGCAGTCCAGGAACGAAGCGGTCCGGAAGCTCGACCCGAGCTTGCTACAAGCCCGGTGGGCGCCGCCCCGAGTGAGCTGCGCAAGCTGATGGCGGAGCTCATGGCGCGGCGGGCGAAGGGCGCGGAGTATGCAGGGCTCGCGACCTGGGGATCGCTCATCTACGGGCTTCGCGTTCTGGACGAGGTGGTGAGGCTGATGCCTCGTTTTCCCGGTCAGGTGATCCTCGACTTCCACGCTGCCATCGCCAACTCGGCACGCTCCCAGCTACGACGGATGACCCGCAGCGACACCGAGCTCCGTCGACTGTGGGAGATCATCGACCTCGTGCTGGCCGTGGTTCGTGGTATCATCGGTTCGGGGCTGGTGTTCGACCGGCGCGGTTTCGACGCCATCGACGGTTACGACTGCCGCGAATGGCTCATGCGCTGGGGCGCGAGCAAGGAATCCGTGGAGAGTGCCTTTGTGCGCGCCCTGTACGACTTGGCGTTCGCCTACGAAGACGGAGACGTCACGCGACCGCGAATCGCCGCCGGCCAAGCCCTGCGAGGTGCACTGCGCGCCTTCTTCACGTACCGTGGAGCGTTCTTCTGGAAGATGCAGGCCGGGATGGGGGACGTCGTCTTCGCGCCGTTGTACGAGGTACTGAAGCGTCGTGGTGTTGGCTTCAAGTTTTTTCACAAGCTAACCGGAATGGGCGTAGGCCGCGCTGACGGGGGCGCGGACGGCGCGTTTGTCGAGACGCTCACGTTTGACGTTCAAGCGAAGGTCCGGGGCGGCCGAGCATACCGGCCGCTCGTCAGTATCCGGGGGCTCCCCTGCTGGCCGGCGGCACCACGCTGGAACCAGCTGGTCGGCGGGGAGATGCTGCGCAAGCAGGGGTGGGAGTTCGAGTCGCACTGGGAACGACGGCGCGCGGGTGCTCGGACGCTCCGGGTTGGCAGGGACTTCGATCTCGTGGTGCTGGCGGTCGGAGTTGGCGAAGTGCCGCACGTCGCCCGCGAGATCATCGAACAGGACGCCCGCTGGCAGCAATGGGCAACAAGCCACAAGTCCGTCGCGACACAAGCGCTGCAGCTGTGGCTGCGTGACGGTATTGCGGAGCTCGGTTGGACACAGCCGTCCATCAACATCTCGGGCTTCGTGGAGCCCTTTGACACCTGGGCAGACATGTCGCATCTGACGTCGCGCGAAAGCTACCCCCTCGATCCCGGCGGCTCTAGCAAGGTCAAATCCATAGCGTACTTCTGCAGTGTGCTGCCCGACCCCGAGCCCGGCGTCAACACGGCGGCCGCAGGCTACCCGGCAATGCGTCGCAAGGAGGTGCGGGACAATGCGCTGCGCTTTCTGAACACAGACGTCGGGACGCTATGGCCAAACGCGGTCGCGCCCAAGGGGTTTCGCTGGAATCTTCTCGTAACACCGGACACAAACAAGGGGCCTGCAGGCAAGGCCCGGCTAGAGTCCCAGTTCTACATCGCCAACGTCGATCCGACCATGCGCTACAGCCTGAGTCTCCCGGGAACGCTGCAGCACAGGATCTCTCCCTTGCATAGGACGCACGAAAACCTGACGGTGGCAGGAGATTGGACCGGCTGCGGATTCACGGAGGGTTGTGTCGAGGCCGCGGTGATGTCCGGCAAGCTCGCGGCCCACGCGCTGTCCGGCTCGCCGCCGCTGGAGGAGATCGTGGGATTCGACCATCCCTAG
- a CDS encoding saccharopine dehydrogenase NADP-binding domain-containing protein, giving the protein MIAHRSGLPASDPLLIYGATGFTGRLIVQEALARGLIPILAGRSEPELHALASGERLEFRVASLASSADLAAALSGVTAVLNAAGPFRTAAPLLVKACLDNGVHYLDIAGELAWVELLSQLDTEARHRRVMLLPGAGFDMVATDCAAALAARRVPDATHLALALAGLDAISRGSAETVLEQYPQLAVVRRAGRLVPTQPGELTRSFDFGSGPRATQAISWSDVASAYYTTGIPNITVYYEATPLVRLGLGLGRDAGWMFATPAWQTWRQAALRLLPDGPSSRRRAAGRATVVAEVSDGSHQRATIRLHTPEVYSFTATASVSIAERVLTGGCEPGFQTAANALGAEYVLSLPGVSQDR; this is encoded by the coding sequence GTGATCGCACATCGCTCCGGCCTCCCCGCCAGTGATCCTCTTCTCATCTACGGCGCTACGGGTTTCACGGGTCGACTGATCGTACAGGAAGCACTTGCCAGAGGCCTCATACCCATCCTGGCCGGCCGCAGCGAGCCCGAGCTGCACGCCTTGGCTAGTGGCGAACGGCTGGAGTTCAGAGTTGCTTCGCTGGCAAGCTCCGCCGATCTCGCTGCGGCGTTGAGCGGGGTCACCGCGGTCTTGAATGCAGCGGGTCCGTTTCGGACCGCCGCCCCGCTGCTCGTCAAGGCGTGCCTGGATAACGGAGTGCACTATCTGGACATTGCCGGGGAGCTCGCCTGGGTCGAGCTGCTGTCGCAGTTGGACACAGAGGCGCGCCACAGGCGCGTCATGCTGCTGCCGGGCGCCGGCTTCGACATGGTGGCAACCGATTGCGCGGCGGCTCTCGCGGCCAGGCGTGTGCCCGACGCTACGCACCTTGCGCTCGCCCTTGCAGGACTTGACGCCATCTCGCGTGGTTCCGCTGAGACCGTGCTCGAGCAATACCCGCAGCTCGCTGTCGTGCGGCGTGCCGGGCGCCTGGTGCCGACCCAACCCGGGGAGCTCACCCGCAGCTTCGATTTCGGCTCGGGCCCTCGGGCGACGCAGGCCATCAGCTGGTCGGACGTTGCGTCAGCCTACTACACAACAGGCATTCCGAACATCACGGTCTACTACGAGGCCACTCCGCTGGTCCGCCTCGGGCTCGGCCTTGGTCGGGACGCCGGCTGGATGTTTGCAACGCCCGCCTGGCAAACGTGGAGACAAGCGGCGCTGCGCCTGCTACCGGATGGCCCCAGCAGCCGCAGGCGAGCCGCCGGGCGAGCCACGGTCGTTGCCGAGGTTTCCGACGGCAGCCATCAGCGTGCGACGATTCGATTGCACACCCCCGAGGTCTACTCGTTCACTGCCACGGCCTCGGTTTCCATCGCGGAGCGCGTCCTTACCGGCGGCTGCGAGCCCGGCTTCCAAACCGCAGCGAACGCCTTGGGAGCAGAATACGTCTTGTCGCTCCCGGGCGTTTCCCAGGATCGCTGA
- a CDS encoding SDR family oxidoreductase, with amino-acid sequence MLVTGASRGIGWELAQEFASHGHDLCLVSRDRVRLVSRARSLEEQFGVEVVVMARDLCRPRAAERLFKSVRARGLEIEILVNNAGMMFNDEFVRTPLSSHLALLELNIAVPTTLTHLFLDSMLERGHGRVLNVVSMAGFQPLARLPTYAASKAYQLHLSEALSEELMGTGVTATALCPGFTDTEILSEAQDLSRLPPWAVGSARRVAQDGYLACIRGTPVLVSGALNQLAVQMMRYQPRWLTRSVSGALARAMRR; translated from the coding sequence GTGTTGGTCACCGGTGCGTCACGGGGCATTGGCTGGGAGCTGGCGCAGGAGTTTGCCAGCCATGGACACGACCTGTGCCTGGTGTCTCGCGACCGCGTGAGGCTTGTCTCGCGGGCGCGTAGCCTCGAAGAGCAGTTTGGCGTCGAGGTCGTGGTCATGGCCCGAGACCTGTGTCGCCCGCGCGCTGCCGAGCGCTTGTTCAAATCTGTACGCGCGCGCGGCCTGGAGATCGAGATCCTGGTGAACAACGCCGGCATGATGTTCAACGACGAGTTCGTCCGCACCCCGTTATCGAGCCATTTGGCTCTGTTGGAGCTGAATATTGCCGTACCAACCACCCTCACCCACCTGTTTCTGGACTCGATGCTCGAGCGCGGCCATGGACGCGTCCTGAACGTAGTATCCATGGCTGGATTCCAGCCACTCGCCCGCCTTCCGACCTATGCCGCCAGCAAGGCCTATCAACTTCACCTCAGCGAGGCGCTCTCTGAGGAGCTGATGGGAACCGGCGTAACCGCGACGGCACTCTGCCCTGGCTTCACAGACACGGAAATCTTGAGCGAAGCACAGGACCTTTCTCGGTTGCCGCCGTGGGCCGTCGGCTCGGCGCGTCGGGTCGCCCAGGACGGCTATCTGGCGTGCATTCGCGGCACGCCCGTACTCGTGAGCGGTGCGTTGAACCAGCTCGCTGTGCAAATGATGCGCTATCAGCCGCGCTGGCTGACCCGGAGCGTTAGCGGTGCGCTGGCAAGGGCCATGCGCCGGTAA
- a CDS encoding polyprenyl synthetase family protein: protein MTTPQVAPAILREYGRIAGLELAKYLQLHVSRGSEYLREAVREYPSRGGRALRPALCIAAARAFGASTQDAVNSAVAIELMHNAFLVHDDIEDASEERRGHPTLHKLHGVPVAINVGDALSVLSLRPLLENQKRLGTRVALRILEEAEQVARETVEGQAIELGWRSRNTVDLGEGDYLRMVLKKTCWYTTILPIRLGALIATRDTVDLRRFVPFGFFVGAAFQIQDDVLNLIGEHKQYGKEVNGDLWEGKRTLMIVHLLNQTSGREREALEAFLALERKDREPRQVQWVRRLMDSYASIEYGCQVAHGLAGAAQREFQRNFRGLSETRDLRFLGELPAWVIART, encoded by the coding sequence GTGACGACGCCGCAGGTCGCGCCCGCAATCCTACGAGAGTACGGTCGCATCGCGGGTCTCGAGCTCGCGAAATACCTCCAGCTACACGTCTCCCGCGGTTCGGAGTACCTGCGCGAAGCGGTACGGGAGTACCCAAGCCGGGGCGGCCGCGCCCTGAGACCCGCACTGTGCATTGCTGCGGCACGGGCGTTCGGGGCCTCGACGCAGGACGCCGTCAACTCCGCGGTTGCGATCGAGCTGATGCACAACGCGTTCCTCGTTCACGACGACATCGAGGACGCCAGCGAGGAGCGCCGCGGTCACCCGACGCTCCACAAGCTGCACGGAGTGCCTGTGGCGATCAACGTCGGCGACGCACTGTCGGTCTTGAGTCTGCGCCCGCTCTTGGAGAACCAGAAACGGCTGGGAACACGTGTGGCGCTGAGGATTCTGGAGGAGGCGGAGCAGGTGGCTCGAGAAACCGTGGAAGGCCAGGCCATCGAGCTCGGCTGGCGCAGCAGAAACACGGTGGATCTCGGTGAAGGCGACTATCTCAGGATGGTCCTGAAGAAGACCTGCTGGTACACGACGATCTTGCCGATTCGCCTCGGTGCACTGATCGCGACCCGGGACACCGTGGACCTGCGCCGCTTCGTGCCCTTTGGCTTCTTCGTGGGGGCCGCCTTTCAGATCCAGGACGACGTCCTGAATCTGATTGGTGAGCACAAGCAGTACGGCAAAGAGGTCAACGGGGACCTATGGGAAGGTAAAAGAACGCTGATGATCGTGCATCTCCTCAATCAGACGTCCGGCCGGGAACGCGAGGCGCTCGAAGCCTTCCTCGCCCTGGAACGCAAGGACCGGGAGCCCCGGCAGGTGCAGTGGGTGCGCCGGCTCATGGACAGTTACGCGAGCATCGAGTATGGTTGCCAGGTCGCGCACGGCTTGGCCGGCGCCGCGCAGCGGGAGTTCCAGCGTAACTTCCGGGGACTGTCAGAAACGCGTGATCTGCGGTTTCTTGGAGAGCTGCCTGCATGGGTTATCGCACGCACGTGA
- a CDS encoding DUF2791 family P-loop domain-containing protein — MVFCDLVGSSELSERLDPEELQDLFVGYRAVCRDAIGRYQGHLSQFLGDGVLAYFGYPVAHEEDAVRAVRTALRIIEDLKRVNQGIGERLQAETRVRVGIHSGLAVVGDSGPAGTGARLAVGETVNLAARLEPLAEPNTVLVSAATARLVQGHFELEALGTRTLRGFTKPVALFRVVRPTGAQTKFEAAARGSLSPYVGRERELAELAAAWRQVQKGADRVVVVRGEAGIGKSRLIHRFQHTGLHQGAVVAKCYCSPLMQATAFGPLIEMLNAVVSKRAKAKTAPEARLEALGSLLAEHANVGSDALPLMAALLSIPGADDGPMRELSAARRRRRTLEIMRIWLASAAEKSPYALLVEDIHWADPSTLDFLDLIVREPPGGRTLLCVMGRPEFLPRWSQPHVQVIELLRLTRSEMETMVKNLAGGHALPPLVTQGIAKRSEGVPLFVEEVTKAVLESGVLRLDTRYELAGEFDDRYLPATVQESLVARFDRLGQSRRVAQLGAAIGREFDYALIRAVAGLTDDELRGHLDALVRSELAFVRRDPPNSTYRFKHALIQDGIYETQLKSARPPVHQRIFTALEEAFPGLIADRPEVAAFHAKKAGLPRQAATYFERAAERALEAQAYLEAVNHFRSALGQLRQLPQSRERDRFELELLAALGLPLTMTQGYAAKEVMESYERARELCAEVDPPFRVFYGIWTFQAVRGSRAATRQMVEQFDRVARTTDSPAKRYISWTSMGVRHFWRGRFKEAIRALIEGQNHFDSNMVLTLPNDYGYDNPLYGHLFLMHARYLSGDVEEANTILQGVWAATKAANSPYLTVMALHYHALLSSDVGDTAGALRSTENGLELAAEHQLQFWRALAQTQHGLATCEGGRVQQGIAEIQQGLGMLRATGASHPLPYHLSYLARAYAQAREIEKGLAAVEEAMVLIRTNWDRNIEPELLRLRAELLAQGGATAEAEDCFRRGLETAAKDGSALWGLRCATGFARLLAKRGDTGRAREILAEACKGIVSGDPPVLREARSLLTELRAS, encoded by the coding sequence GTGGTCTTTTGCGATCTCGTCGGCTCGAGCGAGCTCTCGGAGCGTCTCGATCCCGAGGAACTGCAGGATCTCTTCGTCGGTTATCGGGCTGTGTGCCGAGATGCCATCGGTCGTTACCAGGGGCACCTCTCGCAGTTCCTTGGTGATGGCGTGCTGGCGTATTTCGGCTACCCGGTCGCCCACGAGGAGGATGCCGTTCGCGCGGTGCGCACGGCGCTTCGAATCATCGAGGATCTCAAGCGCGTGAACCAAGGGATCGGCGAGCGTCTCCAAGCAGAGACCCGAGTGCGTGTGGGAATCCACAGCGGCCTGGCAGTTGTAGGCGACTCGGGTCCGGCGGGGACAGGGGCTCGACTCGCCGTGGGAGAGACGGTCAATCTGGCGGCGCGGCTCGAGCCGCTGGCGGAACCGAACACGGTCCTTGTGTCTGCGGCGACGGCAAGGCTCGTCCAGGGTCATTTCGAGCTCGAGGCGCTCGGCACGCGGACCCTGCGTGGGTTCACCAAACCGGTAGCGCTCTTTCGCGTAGTCCGACCGACAGGGGCACAGACCAAGTTCGAGGCAGCGGCGCGCGGAAGCCTCAGCCCCTACGTCGGGCGCGAGCGCGAGCTGGCAGAGCTCGCTGCTGCCTGGAGACAAGTGCAGAAGGGGGCCGACCGGGTTGTCGTGGTCCGCGGCGAAGCCGGGATCGGAAAATCGCGCCTTATCCACCGCTTCCAGCACACGGGGCTCCACCAAGGTGCTGTCGTGGCAAAGTGCTACTGTTCGCCGCTCATGCAGGCGACGGCGTTTGGCCCGCTAATCGAGATGCTCAACGCCGTCGTGAGCAAGCGCGCCAAGGCGAAAACGGCGCCCGAGGCAAGGCTCGAGGCTCTCGGCAGCCTGCTCGCTGAGCACGCTAATGTGGGGAGCGACGCCCTGCCCTTGATGGCAGCCCTGCTCTCCATTCCGGGAGCAGACGATGGGCCGATGCGCGAGCTGTCGGCTGCTCGGCGGCGCCGGCGAACGCTGGAAATCATGCGCATATGGCTGGCGTCGGCGGCCGAAAAATCGCCGTATGCGTTGCTGGTCGAGGACATTCACTGGGCTGATCCTTCGACGCTCGATTTCCTGGATCTGATCGTGCGCGAGCCACCCGGGGGCCGCACGCTGCTGTGCGTGATGGGTCGCCCCGAATTCCTGCCCCGCTGGTCGCAACCCCATGTCCAAGTGATCGAGCTGCTCCGCCTGACCAGGTCCGAGATGGAGACGATGGTCAAGAACCTCGCGGGCGGCCACGCTCTGCCACCGCTCGTGACGCAGGGAATCGCCAAACGCAGTGAGGGCGTTCCGCTCTTCGTCGAGGAGGTAACCAAGGCGGTCCTGGAATCAGGTGTGCTACGCCTCGATACGCGCTACGAGCTGGCCGGCGAGTTCGACGACCGCTACCTGCCTGCGACAGTGCAGGAGTCGCTGGTAGCTCGTTTCGATCGACTCGGCCAAAGCCGGCGCGTGGCCCAGCTTGGCGCTGCCATCGGACGCGAATTCGATTATGCCTTGATACGTGCGGTTGCCGGGTTGACCGACGATGAGCTTCGCGGGCACCTCGACGCCCTGGTTCGCAGCGAGCTCGCGTTCGTGCGTCGTGATCCGCCGAATTCGACCTACAGATTCAAGCACGCTCTGATTCAGGACGGGATCTACGAAACGCAGCTCAAGAGCGCGCGGCCGCCCGTGCACCAGCGGATCTTCACGGCGCTGGAGGAGGCCTTTCCGGGACTGATCGCCGATAGGCCCGAGGTGGCTGCTTTTCACGCGAAGAAGGCCGGACTTCCGCGGCAGGCTGCAACGTACTTCGAGCGAGCGGCGGAGCGCGCGCTCGAAGCGCAAGCGTACCTGGAAGCGGTCAACCACTTCAGATCCGCATTGGGGCAGCTACGGCAGTTGCCGCAGAGCAGGGAACGTGACCGTTTCGAGCTGGAGTTGCTAGCTGCGTTGGGGCTGCCGCTGACCATGACGCAAGGTTATGCGGCCAAAGAGGTCATGGAGAGCTACGAGCGTGCCAGAGAGTTGTGCGCGGAGGTCGATCCGCCGTTTCGGGTCTTCTATGGCATTTGGACGTTTCAGGCGGTCCGCGGCAGCCGAGCGGCAACACGGCAGATGGTAGAGCAGTTCGACCGAGTCGCACGGACCACGGATAGTCCGGCGAAGCGCTACATTTCGTGGACATCAATGGGGGTTCGACATTTTTGGCGTGGAAGGTTCAAGGAAGCGATTCGTGCGTTGATCGAAGGCCAGAATCACTTCGACTCGAACATGGTGCTCACGCTGCCCAACGACTATGGCTACGACAACCCCTTGTACGGGCATTTGTTCCTGATGCACGCTCGCTATTTGTCTGGCGATGTAGAGGAGGCGAACACGATTCTACAGGGAGTCTGGGCAGCGACCAAAGCCGCCAACTCACCGTACCTCACCGTCATGGCTCTGCACTACCACGCTCTGCTATCCAGTGACGTAGGCGACACAGCAGGGGCGCTGCGGTCAACCGAGAATGGCCTCGAGCTCGCAGCCGAGCATCAGCTGCAGTTCTGGCGGGCCCTCGCGCAGACTCAGCACGGACTGGCGACCTGTGAGGGCGGGCGGGTGCAGCAGGGGATCGCAGAGATTCAGCAAGGGCTTGGCATGCTGCGCGCCACCGGCGCGTCCCATCCACTTCCATACCACCTGTCGTATCTCGCCAGAGCGTATGCTCAGGCGCGTGAGATCGAGAAAGGTCTCGCCGCCGTGGAAGAGGCCATGGTGTTGATACGCACCAACTGGGACCGCAACATCGAGCCCGAGCTCCTACGCCTCAGAGCGGAGCTGTTGGCTCAGGGCGGCGCCACAGCCGAGGCCGAGGACTGCTTTCGGCGCGGGCTCGAGACAGCTGCGAAAGATGGCTCGGCTTTGTGGGGGCTTCGCTGCGCGACGGGCTTCGCGCGCCTGCTGGCCAAGCGCGGCGATACCGGGCGGGCCAGGGAGATCCTTGCTGAAGCGTGCAAAGGGATTGTTAGCGGTGATCCTCCGGTGCTACGTGAGGCTCGCTCGCTCTTGACCGAGCTCCGGGCGAGTTGA
- a CDS encoding acetoacetate decarboxylase family protein has protein sequence MTVSPGIAGAERTEHEPGAQAWGTGRLGWGGRASFSGAMLVVAWPRSAVERLLPEPLALCPQLPEQRPGTHPLLFTLGELSSGGGHLAGFDLSFGVRYRELSILAPFVAHPASPEPVAFACTMYADDPNAVLLGNAVYGYRKQLADIHWAYSGFRVARRGWLLFECTASVHGSWARDIGSVRRAAEPVARLTRLPVLGQRSDGVFVTSQFRMEFSGAEMRPMKGQVLWRRGDSTRSREGLGLAARGLVWRTGRPQVLAAA, from the coding sequence ATGACGGTTTCCCCGGGGATTGCAGGCGCTGAACGTACTGAACACGAGCCTGGTGCGCAAGCGTGGGGTACCGGGCGTCTGGGGTGGGGCGGGCGCGCGAGCTTTTCCGGGGCGATGCTGGTGGTGGCTTGGCCTCGAAGCGCTGTCGAACGACTCCTTCCCGAACCTCTCGCGCTTTGCCCGCAGCTCCCCGAGCAGCGGCCGGGAACGCATCCGTTGCTGTTCACGCTCGGCGAGCTGAGCTCCGGCGGCGGTCATCTCGCGGGGTTTGATCTGTCGTTTGGTGTCCGGTACCGAGAGCTTTCGATTCTCGCGCCCTTCGTCGCACATCCGGCATCGCCGGAGCCTGTAGCCTTCGCGTGCACCATGTACGCGGACGATCCCAACGCCGTGCTTCTCGGCAACGCGGTCTACGGCTACAGAAAGCAGTTGGCTGATATCCACTGGGCGTACTCCGGCTTCCGAGTCGCTCGGCGAGGATGGCTGCTCTTTGAATGCACCGCAAGCGTGCACGGTTCGTGGGCGCGCGATATCGGCTCGGTGCGCCGGGCTGCTGAGCCAGTCGCTCGCCTTACCAGGCTTCCGGTTCTGGGACAGCGAAGCGATGGGGTATTCGTGACCTCCCAGTTCCGCATGGAGTTCTCGGGAGCCGAGATGCGCCCCATGAAGGGCCAGGTCCTCTGGCGCCGGGGTGACAGCACGCGCAGTCGTGAGGGACTGGGCCTTGCAGCGCGCGGCCTCGTGTGGCGCACAGGAAGGCCGCAGGTGCTGGCCGCCGCCTGA